A DNA window from Archocentrus centrarchus isolate MPI-CPG fArcCen1 chromosome 15, fArcCen1, whole genome shotgun sequence contains the following coding sequences:
- the ccar1 gene encoding cell division cycle and apoptosis regulator protein 1 isoform X2, with product MAQFGGQKNPPWATQFAATAVSQPGHTGQSLDLNSLHSLGVQQPSLLGASPAVYSQQSALAAASLSNQSAANYQLSQQTAALQQQAAAAAAAALQQSQINTALQQYQQQQQQQQQQQQQQQQPPQQPPQQQLYNVPHQLPQPQQALISQPPVALPTSLSLSNPQQTAQITVSYPTPRSSHQQQTQPQKQRVFTGVVNKLHDTFGFVDEDVFFQLSAVKGKTPQVGDRVLVEAVYNPNMPFKWNAQRIQTLPQLANQSHQQQPQPLPQASPQLGSLYNEPGMQLRYSDMHSTPDNRQNNQPQASSMMKAAPTMLQSLPPPTTFSVPAQAPPPSLLQAQLSAASLAPLLQNPPQPLLPQPPPKEVFPGGLLQPPVRMMAQPQPVRRIEPPPRFPTRSDRGPELILRTKEERRDRDRERRRSRERSPTRKRSRDRSPRRDRSPRRPRRVVPRYTVQFSKFSLDGSSCDMMELRRRYQSLYIPSDFFDAVFTWVDAFPLTRPFQFSNACNFHILHKEVDPLVKNTAVLDPPDANHTYSAKVMLLANPSIEELYHKSCALAEDSQEVRDSFQHPARLIKFLVGMRGKDEAMAIGGHWSPSLDGADPEKDPSVLIKTAIRCCKALTGIDLSLCTQWYRFAEIRYHRPEETHKGRTVPAHVETVVLFLPDVWHCLPTRSEWEVLSRRLREQLAEKLSAERKEADGEQEEEEKDDDESKDVSTPTHWAKLDPKSMKVNDLRKELDCRSLSSKGLKSQLIARLTKQLKVEEQVEESKEPEKAETKDVEEEEPSRTEDDREEEERKRQEELERQRRERRYILPDEPTILVHPNWAAKNGKFDCSVMSLSVLLDYRLEDNKEHSFEVSLFAELFNEMLQRDFGYRIYKALAALPTKDEKKEKKAKKEAEKKEAEKREIKKEKEEENEEPAAKKTKDDEEEKRKYEEKTVKKEESRDDEENEDDGSTANAEEYDPMEAEDADDDEDDDKDDDDSTDRDRKDRKDDRKSSKERSSKDKEKKQMVTYNRELLMAFVYFDQSHCGYLLERDLEEILYTLGLHLSRAQIKKLLNKPVVRESCYYRKLTDRGKDEPIPSFSEAQIENLIGNRGLLPASKTRAQSEASESGNLIVYNGAMVDIGSMMQKLEKSEKAREEIEQKLMLQDAKMDEDAKVKAQLEQANKTLSRELEEVKSTLSQTEQTLRTVEEKNNIYHELLSKSANSLMSTVKGLLEVLKKDQDVDESGSEVTGDHSRTSQTNGADE from the exons ATGGCCCAGTTCGGGGGACAGAAGAATCCGCCCTGGGCGACTCAGTTTGCTGCCACAGCAGTGTCCCAGCCGGGCCACACAGGACAGTCTCTGGACCTCAACAGCCTGCATT CTCTTGGAGTGCAGCAGCCATCTCTTCTGGGAGCATCTCCCGCTGTTTACTCTCAGCAGTCAGCCTTGGCAGCAGCCTCTCTCAGCAACCAATCTGCTGCAAACTATCAACTTTCTCAGCAAACTGCTGCTTTGCAGCAgcaagctgcagcagctgctgcagcagcactaCAGCAG TCTCAAATCAATACAGCACTTCAGCAgtatcagcagcagcaacaacagcagcaacaacaacagcagcaacagcagcagcctcccCAACAACCCCCTCAGCAGCAGTTGTATAATGTACCTCATCAG CTTCCACAGCCTCAGCAGGCCCTCATTTCTCAG CCCCCTGTCGCCTTGCCCACGAGCCTGAGCCTGTCTAACCCCCAGCAGACGGCCCAAATTACCGTGTCATACCCAACACCACGTTCAAGCCACCAACAGCAGACGCAACCTCAGAAGCAGCGAGTCTTCACCGGTGTCGTCAATAAGCTACATGACACATTTGGCTTTGTAGATGAAGATGTCTTCTTTCAGCTAAG tGCTGTGAAGGGAAAGACTCCCCAGGTGGGTGACAGGGTCCTAGTGGAAGCTGTGTACAACCCGAATATGCCGTTCAAGTGGAACGCCCAGCGCATCCAGACTTTACCTCAGCTAGCAAATCAGTCG catcagcagcagcctcagcctTTACCTCAAGCTTCCCCACAGCTTGGCAGCCTTTACAATGAGCCAGGGATGCAGCTGCGGTACTCAGACATGCACTCCACCCCGGACAACAGACAAAAT AACCAGCCTCAAGCTTCGAGCATGATGAAGGCAGCCCCCACCATGCTGCAGTCACTACCTCCCCCAACCACGTTCAGTGTTCCAGCCCAGGCTCCCCCTCCGTCTCTTCTGCAGGCACAGCTGTCTGCTGCCTCTCTTGCCCCGCTCCTCCAAAACCCTCCTCAGCCTCTGCTGCCACAGCCTCCACCCAAAG AAGTGTTCCCAGGGGGTCTCCTCCAGCCCCCAGTGAGAATGATGGCACAGCCGCAGCCTGTCCGAAGAATTGAGCCTCCGCCTCGTTTCCCCACTCGAAGCGATCGAGGCCCTGAGCTCATCCTCAGGACTAAAGAAGAACGCAG AGACAGAGACCGTGAGCGTAGGCGATCGAGAGAACGGTCGCCAACACGCAAACGCTCGAGAGACCGCTCACCACGACGTGACCGCTCCCCAAGACGACCTCGCAGAGTTGTACCTCGCTACACTGTCCAGTTTTCCAAGTTCAGCTTGGATGG CTCCAGCTGTGACATGATGGAGCTGAGGAGGCGCTATCAGAGCCTCTACATTCCCAGCGACTTCTTTGATGCCGTCTTCACCTGGGTGGATGCTTTCCCTCTCACACGACCTTTCCAGTTTAGTAACGCTTGTAACTTTCACATTTTGCATAAAGAAGTGGATCCTCTAGTCAAGAACACGGCTGTGCTGGACCCTCCTGATGCCAACCACACCTACAGTGCTAAG GTGATGCTGCTGGCTAACCCCAGTATAGAGGAGCTGTATCATAAGTCCTGTGCTCTGGCAGAGGACTCCCAGGAAGTCAGAGACTCCTTCCAGCATCCTGCTAGACTCATTAAG TTTTTGGTGGGCATGAGAGGTAAAGATGAGGCCATGGCCATTGGTGGTCACTGGTCTCCCTCTCTGGATGGAGCTGACCCAGAGAAGGATCCATCAGTCCTTATTAAGACAGCAATACGCTGTTGCAAGGCGCTCACAGGCATAGACCTTAGTCTGTGCACTCAGTG GTATCGTTTTGCAGAGATTCGCTATCATCGACCAGAGGAGACACACAAGGGGCGGACTGTCCCTGCTCATGTGGAGACAGTGGTTTTGTTTCTTCCGGATGTTTGGCATTGTCTTCCTACCCGCTCAGAGTGGGAAGTGCTGTCACGGCGACTCCGGGAGCAGCTGGCTGAGAAGCTGTCGGCCGAGCGAAAGGAGGCGGATGGAGAACAG gaggaagaggagaaggatgaCGACGAATCGAAAGATGTTAGTACTCCAACTCACTGGGCTAAACTTGACCCGAAGTCAATGAAG GTAAATGACTTGCGCAAGGAGCTTGATTGTCGCTCTTTAAGCTCTAAGGGGTTAAAGTCACAGCTGATTGCTCGCCTCACCAAGCAGCTGAAGGtggaggagcaggtggaggaatcCAAGGAGCCTGAGAAAGCAGAGACAAAGGatgtggaggaagaggagccatCACGCACTGAGGATGACAGAGAG gaggaggaaaggaagaggcaggaggagctggagcgcCAGCGGAGAGAAAGGCGCTACATCCTTCCTGATGAGCCCACCATCCTCGTACACCCCAACTGGGCAGCCAAGAACGGTAAATTTGACTGCAGTGTCATGTCCCTGAGTGTGCTGCTGGACTACAGACTGGAAGACAACAAGGAGCACTCATTTGAG GTTTCCCTGTTTGCTGAGCTTTTTAATGAGATGCTGCAGAGAGATTTTGGTTACCGCATATACAAAGCCCTTGCTGCGCTTCCTACCAAGGatgagaagaaggagaagaaagccaaaaaagaggcagaaaagAAAGAGGCTGAGAAGCGTgaaataaagaaggaaaaagaagaggagaatgaAGAACCAGCAGCAAAGAAGACCaaagatgatgaggaggagaagagaaag tatgAAGAAAAGACTGTGAAAAAGGAGGAGTCTCGAGATGATGAGGAGAATGAAGATGATGGCAGCACGGCTAACGCTGAAGAATATGACCCCATGGAGGCTGAAGATGCAGATGACGATGAGGATGATG acaaagatgaCGACGACTCCACTGACAGAGACAGGAAAGACCGCAAGGATGACCGCAAGTCATCAAAAGAGAGGTCCTCCAAAGATAAG GAGAAGAAACAGATGGTCACATACAACAGGGAGTTGCTGATGGCGTTTGTCTACTTCGATCAGAGCCACTGTGGCTACTTGCTTGAGAGAGACTTGGAGGAGATCTTGTACACACTGGGACTGCATCTTTCTCGTGCTCAG ATAAAGAAGCTTTTGAACAAGCCAGTCGTCAGAGAATCATGTTATTACCGAAAACTGACAGACAGGGGAAAAGATGAACCCATTCCTTCCTTCAGTGAAGCCCAGATTGAAAACCTCATAG GTAACCGAGGACTACTTCCAGCTTCTAAAACTCGTGCTCAGTCAGAGGCCAGCGAGTCTGGTAACCTGATCGTGTATAACGGAGCCATGGTCGACATCGGCAGCATGATGCAGAAGCTAGAGAAGAGTGAGAAAGCAAGAGAGGAGATAGAGCAGAAGCTTATGTTGCAGGATGCTAAAATGG ATGAAGATGCAAAGGTTAAAGCTCAGTTGGAGCAAGCCAACAAAACTTTGTCcagggagctggaggaggtgaaaaGCACTCTGAGCCAAACCGAGCAGACTCTGAGGACTGTGGAGGAGAAGAATAACATCTACCACGAGCTCCTGAGCAAGTCGGCAAACTCACTCATGTCCACCGTCAAAGGGCTGCTGGAAGTGCTGAAGAAG gaTCAGGACGTGGACGAGTCTGGCAGCGAAGTCACTGGTGATCACAGTCGGACGTCTCAGACGAACGGCGCTGATGAATGA
- the ccar1 gene encoding cell division cycle and apoptosis regulator protein 1 isoform X1, protein MAQFGGQKNPPWATQFAATAVSQPGHTGQSLDLNSLHSLGVQQPSLLGASPAVYSQQSALAAASLSNQSAANYQLSQQTAALQQQAAAAAAAALQQSQINTALQQYQQQQQQQQQQQQQQQQPPQQPPQQQLYNVPHQLPQPQQALISQPPVALPTSLSLSNPQQTAQITVSYPTPRSSHQQQTQPQKQRVFTGVVNKLHDTFGFVDEDVFFQLSAVKGKTPQVGDRVLVEAVYNPNMPFKWNAQRIQTLPQLANQSHQQQPQPLPQASPQLGSLYNEPGMQLRYSDMHSTPDNRQNNQPQASSMMKAAPTMLQSLPPPTTFSVPAQAPPPSLLQAQLSAASLAPLLQNPPQPLLPQPPPKEVFPGGLLQPPVRMMAQPQPVRRIEPPPRFPTRSDRGPELILRTKEERSRDRDRERRRSRERSPTRKRSRDRSPRRDRSPRRPRRVVPRYTVQFSKFSLDGSSCDMMELRRRYQSLYIPSDFFDAVFTWVDAFPLTRPFQFSNACNFHILHKEVDPLVKNTAVLDPPDANHTYSAKVMLLANPSIEELYHKSCALAEDSQEVRDSFQHPARLIKFLVGMRGKDEAMAIGGHWSPSLDGADPEKDPSVLIKTAIRCCKALTGIDLSLCTQWYRFAEIRYHRPEETHKGRTVPAHVETVVLFLPDVWHCLPTRSEWEVLSRRLREQLAEKLSAERKEADGEQEEEEKDDDESKDVSTPTHWAKLDPKSMKVNDLRKELDCRSLSSKGLKSQLIARLTKQLKVEEQVEESKEPEKAETKDVEEEEPSRTEDDREEEERKRQEELERQRRERRYILPDEPTILVHPNWAAKNGKFDCSVMSLSVLLDYRLEDNKEHSFEVSLFAELFNEMLQRDFGYRIYKALAALPTKDEKKEKKAKKEAEKKEAEKREIKKEKEEENEEPAAKKTKDDEEEKRKYEEKTVKKEESRDDEENEDDGSTANAEEYDPMEAEDADDDEDDDKDDDDSTDRDRKDRKDDRKSSKERSSKDKEKKQMVTYNRELLMAFVYFDQSHCGYLLERDLEEILYTLGLHLSRAQIKKLLNKPVVRESCYYRKLTDRGKDEPIPSFSEAQIENLIGNRGLLPASKTRAQSEASESGNLIVYNGAMVDIGSMMQKLEKSEKAREEIEQKLMLQDAKMDEDAKVKAQLEQANKTLSRELEEVKSTLSQTEQTLRTVEEKNNIYHELLSKSANSLMSTVKGLLEVLKKDQDVDESGSEVTGDHSRTSQTNGADE, encoded by the exons ATGGCCCAGTTCGGGGGACAGAAGAATCCGCCCTGGGCGACTCAGTTTGCTGCCACAGCAGTGTCCCAGCCGGGCCACACAGGACAGTCTCTGGACCTCAACAGCCTGCATT CTCTTGGAGTGCAGCAGCCATCTCTTCTGGGAGCATCTCCCGCTGTTTACTCTCAGCAGTCAGCCTTGGCAGCAGCCTCTCTCAGCAACCAATCTGCTGCAAACTATCAACTTTCTCAGCAAACTGCTGCTTTGCAGCAgcaagctgcagcagctgctgcagcagcactaCAGCAG TCTCAAATCAATACAGCACTTCAGCAgtatcagcagcagcaacaacagcagcaacaacaacagcagcaacagcagcagcctcccCAACAACCCCCTCAGCAGCAGTTGTATAATGTACCTCATCAG CTTCCACAGCCTCAGCAGGCCCTCATTTCTCAG CCCCCTGTCGCCTTGCCCACGAGCCTGAGCCTGTCTAACCCCCAGCAGACGGCCCAAATTACCGTGTCATACCCAACACCACGTTCAAGCCACCAACAGCAGACGCAACCTCAGAAGCAGCGAGTCTTCACCGGTGTCGTCAATAAGCTACATGACACATTTGGCTTTGTAGATGAAGATGTCTTCTTTCAGCTAAG tGCTGTGAAGGGAAAGACTCCCCAGGTGGGTGACAGGGTCCTAGTGGAAGCTGTGTACAACCCGAATATGCCGTTCAAGTGGAACGCCCAGCGCATCCAGACTTTACCTCAGCTAGCAAATCAGTCG catcagcagcagcctcagcctTTACCTCAAGCTTCCCCACAGCTTGGCAGCCTTTACAATGAGCCAGGGATGCAGCTGCGGTACTCAGACATGCACTCCACCCCGGACAACAGACAAAAT AACCAGCCTCAAGCTTCGAGCATGATGAAGGCAGCCCCCACCATGCTGCAGTCACTACCTCCCCCAACCACGTTCAGTGTTCCAGCCCAGGCTCCCCCTCCGTCTCTTCTGCAGGCACAGCTGTCTGCTGCCTCTCTTGCCCCGCTCCTCCAAAACCCTCCTCAGCCTCTGCTGCCACAGCCTCCACCCAAAG AAGTGTTCCCAGGGGGTCTCCTCCAGCCCCCAGTGAGAATGATGGCACAGCCGCAGCCTGTCCGAAGAATTGAGCCTCCGCCTCGTTTCCCCACTCGAAGCGATCGAGGCCCTGAGCTCATCCTCAGGACTAAAGAAGAACGCAG CAGAGACAGAGACCGTGAGCGTAGGCGATCGAGAGAACGGTCGCCAACACGCAAACGCTCGAGAGACCGCTCACCACGACGTGACCGCTCCCCAAGACGACCTCGCAGAGTTGTACCTCGCTACACTGTCCAGTTTTCCAAGTTCAGCTTGGATGG CTCCAGCTGTGACATGATGGAGCTGAGGAGGCGCTATCAGAGCCTCTACATTCCCAGCGACTTCTTTGATGCCGTCTTCACCTGGGTGGATGCTTTCCCTCTCACACGACCTTTCCAGTTTAGTAACGCTTGTAACTTTCACATTTTGCATAAAGAAGTGGATCCTCTAGTCAAGAACACGGCTGTGCTGGACCCTCCTGATGCCAACCACACCTACAGTGCTAAG GTGATGCTGCTGGCTAACCCCAGTATAGAGGAGCTGTATCATAAGTCCTGTGCTCTGGCAGAGGACTCCCAGGAAGTCAGAGACTCCTTCCAGCATCCTGCTAGACTCATTAAG TTTTTGGTGGGCATGAGAGGTAAAGATGAGGCCATGGCCATTGGTGGTCACTGGTCTCCCTCTCTGGATGGAGCTGACCCAGAGAAGGATCCATCAGTCCTTATTAAGACAGCAATACGCTGTTGCAAGGCGCTCACAGGCATAGACCTTAGTCTGTGCACTCAGTG GTATCGTTTTGCAGAGATTCGCTATCATCGACCAGAGGAGACACACAAGGGGCGGACTGTCCCTGCTCATGTGGAGACAGTGGTTTTGTTTCTTCCGGATGTTTGGCATTGTCTTCCTACCCGCTCAGAGTGGGAAGTGCTGTCACGGCGACTCCGGGAGCAGCTGGCTGAGAAGCTGTCGGCCGAGCGAAAGGAGGCGGATGGAGAACAG gaggaagaggagaaggatgaCGACGAATCGAAAGATGTTAGTACTCCAACTCACTGGGCTAAACTTGACCCGAAGTCAATGAAG GTAAATGACTTGCGCAAGGAGCTTGATTGTCGCTCTTTAAGCTCTAAGGGGTTAAAGTCACAGCTGATTGCTCGCCTCACCAAGCAGCTGAAGGtggaggagcaggtggaggaatcCAAGGAGCCTGAGAAAGCAGAGACAAAGGatgtggaggaagaggagccatCACGCACTGAGGATGACAGAGAG gaggaggaaaggaagaggcaggaggagctggagcgcCAGCGGAGAGAAAGGCGCTACATCCTTCCTGATGAGCCCACCATCCTCGTACACCCCAACTGGGCAGCCAAGAACGGTAAATTTGACTGCAGTGTCATGTCCCTGAGTGTGCTGCTGGACTACAGACTGGAAGACAACAAGGAGCACTCATTTGAG GTTTCCCTGTTTGCTGAGCTTTTTAATGAGATGCTGCAGAGAGATTTTGGTTACCGCATATACAAAGCCCTTGCTGCGCTTCCTACCAAGGatgagaagaaggagaagaaagccaaaaaagaggcagaaaagAAAGAGGCTGAGAAGCGTgaaataaagaaggaaaaagaagaggagaatgaAGAACCAGCAGCAAAGAAGACCaaagatgatgaggaggagaagagaaag tatgAAGAAAAGACTGTGAAAAAGGAGGAGTCTCGAGATGATGAGGAGAATGAAGATGATGGCAGCACGGCTAACGCTGAAGAATATGACCCCATGGAGGCTGAAGATGCAGATGACGATGAGGATGATG acaaagatgaCGACGACTCCACTGACAGAGACAGGAAAGACCGCAAGGATGACCGCAAGTCATCAAAAGAGAGGTCCTCCAAAGATAAG GAGAAGAAACAGATGGTCACATACAACAGGGAGTTGCTGATGGCGTTTGTCTACTTCGATCAGAGCCACTGTGGCTACTTGCTTGAGAGAGACTTGGAGGAGATCTTGTACACACTGGGACTGCATCTTTCTCGTGCTCAG ATAAAGAAGCTTTTGAACAAGCCAGTCGTCAGAGAATCATGTTATTACCGAAAACTGACAGACAGGGGAAAAGATGAACCCATTCCTTCCTTCAGTGAAGCCCAGATTGAAAACCTCATAG GTAACCGAGGACTACTTCCAGCTTCTAAAACTCGTGCTCAGTCAGAGGCCAGCGAGTCTGGTAACCTGATCGTGTATAACGGAGCCATGGTCGACATCGGCAGCATGATGCAGAAGCTAGAGAAGAGTGAGAAAGCAAGAGAGGAGATAGAGCAGAAGCTTATGTTGCAGGATGCTAAAATGG ATGAAGATGCAAAGGTTAAAGCTCAGTTGGAGCAAGCCAACAAAACTTTGTCcagggagctggaggaggtgaaaaGCACTCTGAGCCAAACCGAGCAGACTCTGAGGACTGTGGAGGAGAAGAATAACATCTACCACGAGCTCCTGAGCAAGTCGGCAAACTCACTCATGTCCACCGTCAAAGGGCTGCTGGAAGTGCTGAAGAAG gaTCAGGACGTGGACGAGTCTGGCAGCGAAGTCACTGGTGATCACAGTCGGACGTCTCAGACGAACGGCGCTGATGAATGA